One genomic window of Stieleria sp. JC731 includes the following:
- a CDS encoding SRPBCC family protein produces MNDTAPSKSVGNTVRLHRVFKAPVEKLYRAFTDADALVYWSAPFGFVAKMHEFDVKVGGGYKMSFVNFGTGAAHAFSVKFVEVVPNERLRYTDQFDDPNLPGTIEVTVEMKSVACGSELNIVQSGLPDVIPVEMCYLGWQESLTQLANLVEPVIPDGPPTDE; encoded by the coding sequence ATGAATGATACGGCCCCAAGTAAGTCAGTCGGAAACACCGTTCGCTTACATCGAGTTTTCAAAGCGCCAGTGGAAAAGCTTTATCGCGCATTTACCGATGCCGATGCGCTGGTTTACTGGAGTGCACCGTTCGGATTCGTTGCGAAAATGCACGAATTCGATGTAAAGGTAGGTGGCGGCTACAAGATGTCTTTCGTGAACTTCGGAACCGGTGCGGCCCACGCTTTTTCAGTCAAGTTTGTCGAAGTTGTGCCCAACGAACGACTTCGATATACCGATCAATTCGACGATCCGAATCTGCCCGGCACGATCGAAGTCACGGTGGAAATGAAGAGCGTCGCCTGTGGTTCAGAACTGAATATCGTCCAGTCTGGCTTACCGGATGTGATACCGGTCGAGATGTGCTATCTGGGTTGGCAGGAGTCACTGACGCAGCTGGCGAATCTTGTAGAGCCGGTCATTCCTGATGGGCCTCCCACTGACGAATGA
- a CDS encoding RNA polymerase sigma factor, with the protein MSETNRSKHDPFASASDAELLDAWNRDRLADAFSALVRRHSVMVLSVCQRKCRCHSDAEDAYQTTFLLLAKNGSKIRQPECLAGWLHRVAQRSSVATLQRNDRGIEVNENLLASEEMVVSEDPLDEIAARHESMILDEELAAMPERYRAVLLMQVYQGHPIEKMAERFDTTVGTIRGRLQRGKKLLASRLRRRGVVPLVAFTASVATQATNAEAGSMAGQLIQTLGTTTVPPSPPIPESLVKPLLSTGNKFMSPMNLGLGCGAAMIGTLGLLLVQPPANVVGAGGDNGTNVITAQLGPANIQKGGSGNANPAVKIQASANADTSKAAEQPPQEERSEVAKQLLQAMDRPEDLSIETSLEGLADELQRQLQLPVLLDQRAIQFAELSVDQPVKYISSQEPLRSSLRKILEPLGLKATIDNEGIVVTADHTQLVYRGIGTDRWLNADDEKMRELSDKLSMGLNETFVETPLKEAVVQLSKSLDINFIVDRRALDEIGLDSSTSVNIDLDKEVVAYDFIQTALRNLDLTLMVLNNVPTVTTIIAADDNLLTRIYWLEGLALDGNYDSIMQTIQTSIEPDAWEALGGNCTMGPGPGERPSLIISARYDIHRQIEDLIDALRSSTFNSSAKDIVRPMPVRRASGFGGMGGDMGGFGGGGGLGGGGFMN; encoded by the coding sequence ATGAGTGAAACAAACCGGTCCAAGCATGATCCATTTGCGTCCGCCAGTGACGCGGAGTTGCTTGATGCGTGGAACCGGGACCGGTTGGCTGATGCCTTTTCAGCGTTGGTTCGGCGCCACAGCGTGATGGTGCTCAGCGTTTGTCAGCGCAAATGCCGTTGCCATTCCGATGCAGAAGATGCTTATCAGACGACATTTCTGCTGCTTGCAAAAAATGGCAGCAAGATTCGGCAGCCGGAGTGTTTGGCGGGGTGGTTGCACCGAGTGGCACAGCGTTCATCGGTCGCGACACTGCAGCGAAATGATCGCGGTATCGAGGTCAACGAAAACCTGCTAGCGAGCGAGGAGATGGTGGTGAGCGAAGATCCGCTTGACGAAATCGCCGCGAGACACGAGTCGATGATCTTGGATGAAGAGCTTGCCGCGATGCCGGAACGCTATCGCGCGGTCTTGTTGATGCAAGTCTATCAAGGTCACCCGATCGAAAAGATGGCGGAGCGGTTCGACACAACCGTCGGGACGATCCGTGGGCGGTTGCAACGCGGAAAGAAACTGCTTGCCAGTCGATTACGTCGTCGTGGCGTTGTCCCCTTGGTTGCGTTTACCGCATCGGTCGCGACACAGGCGACAAACGCAGAAGCCGGCTCGATGGCTGGGCAATTGATCCAAACACTTGGAACAACCACAGTTCCTCCTTCTCCTCCGATTCCGGAAAGTCTTGTCAAACCTCTTCTCTCGACAGGGAACAAATTTATGTCACCAATGAACCTTGGCCTTGGCTGCGGCGCGGCGATGATCGGAACGCTTGGTTTGTTATTGGTCCAACCACCGGCGAACGTTGTCGGTGCAGGTGGAGACAACGGAACCAACGTTATCACAGCTCAACTGGGGCCGGCGAACATTCAAAAAGGCGGTTCGGGAAATGCGAACCCTGCCGTTAAGATTCAAGCTTCGGCCAACGCGGACACGTCGAAAGCGGCAGAGCAACCACCTCAAGAAGAACGAAGCGAAGTTGCCAAGCAATTGCTACAGGCGATGGATCGTCCTGAAGACCTTTCGATCGAAACCAGTCTCGAAGGGCTCGCCGATGAACTGCAGAGGCAGCTTCAGTTACCGGTCTTGCTGGATCAACGAGCCATTCAGTTTGCCGAGTTGTCCGTTGATCAGCCGGTCAAATACATCAGCAGCCAAGAGCCATTGCGGTCTTCGCTTCGAAAGATTTTGGAGCCGCTTGGTCTAAAAGCAACGATCGATAACGAAGGGATCGTTGTCACGGCAGATCACACACAACTGGTCTATCGTGGGATTGGTACCGATCGATGGCTCAATGCCGATGACGAGAAAATGCGAGAGCTTTCTGACAAACTCTCCATGGGGCTTAACGAGACATTCGTTGAGACTCCGTTAAAGGAAGCTGTTGTGCAGTTATCAAAGAGTCTCGATATCAATTTTATCGTTGATCGCAGAGCACTCGACGAAATCGGTCTCGATTCATCAACGTCCGTTAATATTGACTTGGATAAAGAAGTCGTCGCATACGACTTTATCCAGACAGCGCTTCGCAACCTGGATCTGACATTGATGGTGCTCAATAACGTCCCCACCGTCACTACCATCATAGCGGCGGACGATAACTTGCTGACAAGAATTTATTGGCTCGAAGGGTTGGCTTTGGATGGTAACTACGATTCGATCATGCAAACGATCCAAACCTCGATTGAACCGGATGCTTGGGAAGCTCTTGGTGGCAATTGCACGATGGGGCCCGGTCCGGGGGAACGTCCTTCGCTGATTATCAGTGCGCGTTACGACATCCATCGTCAGATCGAAGATTTAATTGACGCCTTGCGTTCGAGCACATTTAATTCGTCTGCCAAAGACATCGTCAGGCCAATGCCAGTACGGCGAGCAAGCGGATTTGGTGGCATGGGTGGCGATATGGGCGGATTCGGAGGTGGAGGAGGATTGGGGGGCGGTGGATTTATGAACTAG
- a CDS encoding PQQ-dependent sugar dehydrogenase: MPIALLRLIFAVVVFLSTFGSLLKPLAAADDLPKRATPWLTSKVHGTPDPPLPFKATRTFAEIKLNNPTDLVWLPDARRWIATQQHGPIVSFANDPETDSLQNVLDLSDCHPQRVSQTLATLFHHDLKKYPWCFVTYTYNGGDTPSTRLVRFKVTDPSVPTIDPNSRQLLVQWQPTGHTGGSMQFGPDGMLYVSVGDTQAPYPPDADETGQDLTDLEASILRIDVDLPEGDVTYRIPHDNPFVDHPNARGEIWSYGLRNPWKIAFNPNNGDLLAADVGWEMREMIHRVDRGRNHGWSIMEGSQIVKQGRDPLIPITPPLFEHTHLDSRSITGGHYWQSDRIPELEGAFIYGDWMTGKVWALKSDGDQVDWQKELVDTSLQIVCFGLDPTGEVLIVGFDGTIMAIDRNDAEDTQQSFPKRLSQTGIFADAVSQQPSPGVVEYQINAHHWADGTVSRQWIAIPEDKQLGLYDRDDWQRPIVSGRFEFPTDTVVAKTVSYYKDPNDKSTLTHLETQILHLPDEEWRAYNYVWDESQSDAFLQDDVATETKLRIVDQETDDGYRTQTWRHASRSECLLCHIWAGGTVQAFWPPQLNRSFDPSNDSQSNQGSVQTNQLDELFKLGYFRSEFDWPEPIASPHDKSAPIEDRARAYLSLNCSSCHRPQGGGTANFNFDITKSLKANNFINEIPAQGNFDVEDARVISPGDPYRSVLLYRVLKSGRGHMPQFGSNVIDLDGVRVLHDWIASMKGLEDHHQSWQRLATKLNAADSPNELIQANLRSPQNALAMSLACGLGELDQPLRDQIIQLATASEKPLVRDLFEHYLPEDQRIERLGPSIDAESLLALKGSIERGKVLFEQSNEANCRSCHQINQVGKSVGPDLTGIAVKQSPQEVLVSILQPSAKIDPKYRSRQILGTDGQVIVGIVTRETATEIEVVDSTGKQQSILIEEIELMRQSEKSAMPDQLLSGMTADQAADLLAYILSTKVPASQSQPPDVSPTE, translated from the coding sequence ATGCCTATCGCGTTGTTGCGTTTGATCTTTGCCGTCGTTGTCTTCTTATCCACGTTCGGCAGCCTGCTGAAACCGCTCGCCGCCGCAGATGACCTACCAAAGCGAGCCACACCTTGGCTGACATCAAAAGTTCACGGTACGCCAGACCCGCCATTGCCGTTTAAGGCAACGCGGACATTTGCCGAAATCAAACTGAACAATCCGACGGACCTCGTCTGGCTGCCCGACGCACGGCGTTGGATCGCGACACAGCAGCACGGACCGATCGTTTCATTTGCAAATGATCCCGAGACCGATTCGCTTCAAAACGTGCTCGACTTAAGCGATTGCCATCCACAACGTGTCAGTCAAACACTGGCGACGCTGTTCCACCATGACTTGAAGAAATACCCATGGTGCTTTGTGACCTACACCTACAACGGCGGTGACACCCCAAGCACAAGGCTCGTCCGTTTTAAAGTCACCGACCCATCCGTTCCGACCATTGATCCCAACAGTCGGCAGCTGCTTGTCCAGTGGCAACCGACCGGACACACCGGTGGATCGATGCAATTTGGGCCCGACGGAATGCTCTACGTCTCCGTCGGTGATACCCAAGCCCCTTATCCACCCGATGCCGATGAAACGGGGCAGGATCTCACCGATCTAGAGGCTTCGATTCTGCGGATCGATGTCGACCTGCCCGAAGGTGATGTGACGTATCGAATCCCACACGACAATCCGTTTGTCGATCACCCGAACGCCCGCGGTGAAATTTGGTCGTATGGACTGCGCAATCCCTGGAAGATCGCTTTCAATCCGAACAATGGAGACCTACTGGCGGCCGATGTCGGCTGGGAAATGCGCGAGATGATCCATCGTGTGGATCGTGGTCGAAACCATGGTTGGAGCATCATGGAGGGCAGCCAAATCGTCAAACAGGGACGCGATCCCCTGATACCGATCACGCCTCCGCTGTTTGAACACACCCACCTGGATTCGCGTTCCATTACCGGTGGCCATTACTGGCAAAGCGACCGCATCCCTGAACTAGAGGGTGCCTTCATCTACGGGGACTGGATGACCGGTAAGGTCTGGGCCTTAAAATCAGATGGGGATCAAGTCGACTGGCAAAAAGAACTTGTCGACACATCGCTGCAAATCGTTTGCTTCGGTTTGGATCCCACCGGTGAAGTCCTGATCGTCGGTTTTGACGGAACCATCATGGCGATCGATCGCAATGACGCCGAGGATACTCAGCAGTCCTTCCCAAAACGATTAAGCCAAACCGGAATCTTTGCGGATGCTGTCAGTCAGCAGCCGTCTCCCGGTGTGGTTGAATATCAAATCAATGCTCACCACTGGGCCGACGGAACCGTCTCTCGCCAATGGATTGCCATCCCCGAAGACAAGCAGTTGGGGCTTTACGACCGTGACGACTGGCAGCGTCCGATCGTTTCGGGAAGGTTCGAATTCCCGACCGACACCGTCGTCGCAAAAACGGTCAGCTATTACAAAGACCCAAACGACAAATCGACACTCACACATCTCGAAACACAGATCTTGCATCTGCCGGATGAGGAATGGCGTGCTTACAACTATGTCTGGGACGAATCTCAATCGGATGCTTTCCTGCAAGACGATGTCGCCACCGAAACGAAACTACGCATCGTCGACCAAGAAACTGACGACGGATACCGCACCCAAACGTGGCGTCACGCCAGTCGTAGTGAATGCCTGCTCTGTCACATCTGGGCTGGTGGAACGGTGCAAGCCTTCTGGCCGCCTCAACTGAATCGATCCTTCGACCCGTCCAACGATTCACAGTCAAATCAAGGTTCGGTGCAGACCAATCAACTTGACGAGTTATTCAAGCTCGGTTATTTCCGATCGGAATTTGATTGGCCCGAACCGATCGCGTCGCCACACGACAAGTCTGCACCAATCGAAGATCGAGCTCGCGCGTACCTTTCGTTGAACTGTTCTTCTTGCCACCGACCTCAAGGCGGCGGAACGGCGAACTTCAACTTTGACATCACCAAAAGCCTCAAGGCCAATAACTTCATTAACGAAATTCCCGCACAAGGAAATTTCGATGTCGAAGATGCTCGTGTCATCAGTCCGGGCGATCCCTATCGAAGCGTGCTGCTATACCGTGTCTTGAAATCTGGACGCGGTCATATGCCCCAATTTGGTTCAAACGTCATCGACTTAGATGGCGTCCGTGTGCTCCATGACTGGATCGCCTCCATGAAAGGCCTTGAAGATCATCATCAAAGCTGGCAGCGACTCGCAACGAAACTAAACGCAGCTGATTCCCCAAATGAATTGATCCAAGCAAACTTGCGCTCGCCGCAAAATGCACTGGCGATGTCGCTTGCCTGTGGACTCGGCGAACTTGATCAACCACTGCGTGACCAAATCATCCAGCTCGCGACGGCCAGCGAGAAACCGCTGGTGCGTGACCTGTTCGAGCACTACTTGCCAGAAGATCAGCGAATCGAACGTTTGGGTCCAAGTATCGATGCGGAATCGTTGCTCGCCCTCAAGGGCAGCATCGAACGCGGCAAGGTACTGTTCGAACAAAGCAACGAAGCCAACTGCCGATCTTGCCATCAGATCAACCAAGTGGGCAAATCGGTCGGACCAGACCTGACCGGCATCGCCGTGAAACAATCACCACAGGAAGTCTTGGTAAGCATTTTGCAACCTTCGGCAAAGATCGACCCGAAATACCGATCGCGGCAGATCCTTGGAACCGATGGGCAAGTGATCGTGGGAATCGTCACGCGTGAAACTGCGACTGAGATCGAAGTCGTCGACTCGACCGGAAAGCAGCAATCGATTCTGATCGAAGAGATCGAACTGATGCGGCAATCTGAAAAGTCCGCGATGCCAGATCAACTGCTTTCCGGAATGACTGCAGACCAAGCTGCGGATCTGCTCGCGTACATCCTTTCGACGAAGGTTCCCGCTTCCCAATCGCAACCACCCGATGTGTCCCCGACGGAATGA
- a CDS encoding amidohydrolase family protein codes for MSIRCLRTVARSAITTWLLSVSLFAADATPSKEQEDTPSKETSSKTWDIESPPGKASSQPIDVTEGTWMNLDVSPDGKTIVFDLLGDIYSMPVEGEEPREPKKLTSGICWDMQPRFSPDGQWIAFTSDRTGKNERAGDNIWIMRADGSDARQVTNETFRLLNGPAWSPDGDYIIARKHFTSRRSLGSGEIWMYHRAAKSASAMSGVQLTTKPNEQKDVNEPIYSPDGKYVYYSQDTTPGSNFEYDKDSHGQIYTIKRLNLEDGDTEAFVTGPGGACRPTPSHDGKSLAFVRRVGAKTALHVLDLQSGAVRMVYDELERDMQEAWAIHGVYPCFAWMPDDQSIIAWAKGQIRRIDIQSGEATVIPFHIVDEREIRDAVRFAVDVAPDTFPVKMLRWVNQSPDGKHVAYQALGKIWLKELPDGEPRRLTEQEDHLEFYPSFSRDGKYIVYSTWHDKDLGSIRVTALDSSNAENWTVTDAPGHYLQPVFSPDGQTIVFIKSGDGYLRSPLWSREPGLYQIAARDGEPKLITQSGETPQFGSESDRVYYLKTNRNSDADNLMLCSIGLDGKDAREHLKSTWGTTVQVSPDGKWAAFIERFNVYVSPLVKAGKAINIGPKGSSLPIAKVSQQAGDWCHFSGDSSKLLWTLGPTLYSKPLDEAFAFLKGETEDVDSEEATEKPDDSESDEDASSEDADDKTDDSIEELAIGFDAKTAIPETAYALVGGKIVTMGKQGVINPGTIIVRGNRIEALGAKSDIDIPDDVKVIPTPGMVILPGLIDVHAHGPMSSDGITPQQNWVNYARLAFGITTAHDPSNDTGGTFSAIEMIRAGKTLGPRTFSTGTILYGAAGSFKAEIENLDDAKFHLQRMKAVGAFSVKSYNQPRRDQRQQVLAAARELEMMVVPEGGSTFMHNMTMIVDGHTGIEHTLPVQSAYDDVFDLWRGTNVGYTPTLCVAYGGISGERYWYEVDDVWRHPRLKQFLPPHKLHPQSHRRQKAPLEDYNHIRVAEIAKQVVDDDGLVQAGGHGQLNGIDTHWELWSFVQGGMTPMQSLACGTIKGAKYLGLDGDIGSLETGKLADLIVIERGFDPTEEIRHSDKIDLVMINGRLFRASSMEEVGGAEQPAPEFFFSNGQTMTAPIMSRLRGCECCRPGGLPDWMLQSK; via the coding sequence ATGTCGATCCGTTGCCTGAGGACTGTCGCTCGTTCGGCGATCACCACATGGCTGCTTTCAGTCAGCCTGTTTGCCGCCGATGCCACGCCGTCCAAAGAACAAGAGGACACCCCCTCCAAGGAGACGTCCTCGAAAACTTGGGACATCGAATCACCTCCAGGGAAAGCATCCAGTCAGCCCATCGACGTTACCGAAGGCACATGGATGAACCTGGACGTCAGTCCGGATGGCAAAACGATCGTCTTTGATTTGCTAGGCGATATCTACAGCATGCCAGTCGAAGGCGAAGAACCTCGAGAGCCTAAAAAGCTGACCTCGGGAATCTGCTGGGATATGCAACCTCGATTCAGTCCCGATGGCCAATGGATCGCTTTTACCAGCGACCGAACGGGAAAGAATGAACGGGCAGGTGACAACATCTGGATCATGCGTGCCGACGGAAGCGATGCACGACAAGTGACCAACGAGACATTTCGTCTGCTTAACGGCCCTGCTTGGTCACCCGATGGAGATTACATCATCGCGCGAAAGCACTTCACCAGTCGCCGGTCACTCGGTTCAGGTGAAATCTGGATGTACCATCGCGCTGCCAAAAGCGCATCGGCAATGAGCGGGGTGCAACTGACAACAAAACCGAACGAACAGAAGGACGTCAACGAACCGATTTACTCGCCCGACGGCAAGTACGTTTACTACTCGCAAGACACCACGCCCGGAAGCAACTTCGAATACGACAAAGATTCGCACGGACAGATCTACACGATCAAGCGTCTGAACCTTGAAGACGGTGACACCGAAGCGTTCGTCACCGGTCCTGGTGGAGCCTGCCGACCAACGCCATCGCACGATGGCAAGTCACTCGCATTTGTTCGCCGCGTCGGTGCCAAGACAGCACTACACGTTTTGGACCTTCAGTCCGGAGCGGTACGGATGGTCTATGACGAACTCGAACGTGACATGCAAGAAGCATGGGCGATCCATGGCGTCTACCCCTGCTTCGCTTGGATGCCCGACGATCAATCCATCATCGCTTGGGCCAAAGGACAGATTCGCCGAATTGATATTCAAAGCGGTGAAGCCACAGTCATCCCATTTCACATCGTTGATGAACGTGAAATTCGCGATGCCGTTCGATTTGCAGTCGATGTCGCGCCGGACACATTTCCCGTCAAGATGCTGCGCTGGGTCAACCAGTCCCCCGATGGCAAGCATGTCGCGTATCAAGCGTTAGGCAAAATCTGGTTGAAAGAATTGCCGGACGGCGAACCACGACGCCTAACCGAACAAGAAGATCATCTGGAGTTCTACCCCAGCTTTTCTCGCGATGGGAAATACATCGTCTACTCAACTTGGCACGACAAAGACCTGGGATCGATTCGCGTCACCGCGCTCGATTCGAGCAATGCTGAAAACTGGACGGTCACCGACGCGCCCGGTCACTACTTGCAGCCGGTGTTCTCTCCCGACGGGCAAACAATCGTTTTCATCAAATCGGGCGATGGCTACCTACGATCACCGCTCTGGTCTCGTGAACCTGGTCTTTATCAAATCGCCGCCCGAGACGGTGAACCAAAACTGATCACGCAATCCGGCGAAACGCCGCAATTCGGTTCCGAAAGCGACCGCGTTTATTACCTAAAAACCAATCGCAACTCCGATGCAGACAACTTGATGCTCTGCTCGATTGGGCTCGACGGAAAAGACGCACGTGAACACCTCAAAAGCACTTGGGGAACCACCGTTCAAGTCTCTCCTGACGGAAAATGGGCGGCGTTCATTGAACGGTTCAACGTCTATGTTTCGCCACTGGTCAAAGCTGGCAAGGCGATCAACATCGGCCCCAAAGGCTCTTCACTACCGATCGCCAAAGTCAGCCAACAAGCTGGCGACTGGTGCCACTTCTCGGGCGACAGCTCCAAGCTGCTTTGGACACTCGGACCAACGCTTTACAGCAAGCCTCTGGACGAAGCATTCGCTTTCTTGAAAGGCGAAACTGAAGACGTCGATTCCGAGGAAGCCACAGAAAAGCCTGATGATTCTGAATCCGACGAAGACGCATCTTCCGAAGACGCTGACGATAAAACCGATGACTCGATCGAAGAACTGGCGATCGGATTCGATGCAAAGACAGCTATTCCTGAAACCGCTTATGCTTTGGTCGGCGGCAAGATTGTCACGATGGGCAAGCAGGGCGTGATCAATCCCGGCACGATCATCGTTCGTGGTAATCGCATCGAAGCTCTCGGCGCCAAATCGGACATCGATATTCCTGATGATGTCAAAGTCATCCCGACACCCGGCATGGTCATCCTTCCTGGGTTGATCGATGTGCACGCACACGGCCCAATGTCCAGCGATGGCATCACGCCGCAGCAAAACTGGGTCAACTATGCACGACTTGCCTTCGGCATCACGACTGCACATGACCCGTCCAACGACACAGGCGGAACGTTCTCGGCGATCGAAATGATTCGTGCCGGCAAAACGCTTGGGCCGCGAACCTTTTCGACCGGTACGATTCTCTATGGCGCCGCGGGAAGCTTCAAAGCGGAGATCGAAAACCTCGACGATGCCAAGTTCCACCTGCAACGGATGAAAGCGGTCGGTGCCTTCAGCGTTAAAAGCTACAACCAACCGCGACGCGACCAGCGACAACAGGTCCTTGCCGCCGCACGTGAATTGGAAATGATGGTCGTTCCCGAAGGCGGTTCGACTTTCATGCACAACATGACAATGATCGTCGATGGCCATACCGGGATCGAACACACGCTTCCCGTTCAAAGCGCTTACGATGATGTGTTTGACCTTTGGCGAGGTACCAACGTTGGCTACACGCCAACTCTGTGTGTTGCTTACGGTGGTATCTCCGGGGAACGCTACTGGTACGAAGTTGACGACGTCTGGCGGCACCCACGACTGAAGCAATTCTTGCCACCGCACAAGCTTCATCCACAATCACATCGTCGACAAAAAGCCCCGCTGGAAGATTACAACCACATCCGAGTTGCTGAGATTGCCAAACAAGTCGTCGATGATGATGGTCTCGTTCAAGCCGGTGGTCACGGGCAGCTAAACGGAATCGACACCCACTGGGAATTGTGGAGTTTTGTCCAAGGTGGCATGACCCCAATGCAATCGCTTGCTTGTGGAACCATCAAAGGTGCCAAATACCTTGGACTCGATGGCGACATCGGATCACTGGAAACGGGCAAGCTGGCCGACCTGATCGTGATTGAACGAGGTTTCGATCCGACGGAAGAAATCCGTCACTCCGACAAGATCGACTTGGTGATGATCAACGGCCGTCTTTTCCGAGCATCCTCGATGGAAGAGGTCGGCGGTGCGGAACAGCCCGCACCAGAGTTCTTCTTCAGCAACGGGCAGACGATGACCGCACCGATCATGTCGCGACTGCGTGGCTGTGAATGTTGCCGCCCCGGTGGATTGCCAGACTGGATGCTTCAATCCAAATAG
- a CDS encoding LbtU family siderophore porin: MRQRTGWTLLALCVALLIEVSTALDVSAFDSLPGYESFEEVPLGPTSDPDGDIDSALDGDPQGGPVVPFEPAAEPWSVVQQEIAYDAHTVGHPGYSLPYNHRAGSRFQPSFIQLDTELFGDLLDFQNHQTEKQLLLRDENASWSGKPVVLVGSQARLSILAATTNRDDKFSYLGRFPADFTGSSATDARLLQANLGMATYVNPWISGYGELLFSDVFTFPDFKQGSLQVRQAYAVFGDPAQSPWYAFIGKKNVSFGDMGTLLPFSQSVVWHYFAALHEGVGVGYQDENLSATLTGINGGRGIRLADSEAKGKINNFAANMIISGGQRQLSWRLGAGFLYGTIYDGLVAEHLDTGLFGEANHAWDVNAELKVRDFTFQGEFVSTTGDWPVTSYPVSAYRAEAAYDSLCYGRPARYAISWSDGHQAESGSEFEFNQQFAVGMGLSMGPHATCSVEYVRSLGFAPLINITTVSDRDVVQDSLVLGMTIVL; the protein is encoded by the coding sequence ATGCGGCAAAGAACAGGATGGACCTTACTCGCGTTATGCGTTGCCTTGTTGATCGAGGTGAGCACGGCATTGGATGTCAGCGCGTTCGATTCGCTGCCTGGCTACGAATCGTTCGAAGAGGTACCGCTGGGGCCGACGAGCGATCCGGATGGCGACATTGACAGCGCTTTAGATGGTGATCCGCAAGGTGGGCCTGTCGTTCCGTTTGAACCTGCCGCGGAACCTTGGTCGGTGGTTCAACAGGAAATCGCCTACGACGCGCATACAGTCGGTCATCCTGGATACAGCCTGCCGTACAACCATCGCGCTGGCTCGCGATTTCAGCCATCGTTCATTCAGCTGGACACAGAGCTGTTCGGTGACCTGTTGGACTTTCAAAATCACCAGACTGAAAAGCAGTTACTGCTACGCGACGAGAATGCCAGTTGGTCCGGTAAGCCAGTGGTTCTGGTCGGCTCCCAAGCCAGGCTATCGATCTTGGCGGCGACGACCAATCGAGACGACAAGTTCAGCTACCTGGGACGTTTTCCCGCTGACTTCACAGGAAGTTCCGCGACCGACGCGAGGTTGTTGCAAGCGAACTTGGGCATGGCGACTTATGTCAATCCGTGGATCAGTGGATACGGCGAACTGCTGTTCTCGGATGTCTTTACCTTTCCTGATTTCAAACAAGGAAGCCTGCAGGTTCGACAAGCGTACGCGGTGTTTGGCGATCCGGCGCAAAGTCCCTGGTATGCGTTTATCGGAAAGAAGAACGTTTCCTTTGGCGACATGGGAACGCTATTGCCGTTTAGCCAATCGGTCGTTTGGCACTACTTCGCGGCACTGCACGAAGGTGTCGGAGTCGGGTATCAAGACGAAAACTTGAGCGCAACGCTAACGGGAATCAACGGCGGCCGAGGCATTCGTTTGGCTGATTCAGAAGCAAAGGGAAAGATCAACAACTTTGCCGCGAACATGATCATCAGTGGCGGACAGCGGCAGCTCAGTTGGCGTTTGGGGGCGGGGTTTTTGTATGGCACAATCTACGACGGACTTGTCGCGGAGCATTTGGATACCGGTTTGTTTGGTGAAGCCAATCATGCTTGGGATGTAAACGCCGAACTCAAGGTGCGGGATTTCACTTTTCAAGGTGAGTTCGTTTCAACGACCGGCGATTGGCCAGTCACAAGCTATCCTGTCAGTGCCTATCGTGCCGAAGCGGCGTACGATTCGCTCTGCTATGGTCGACCGGCTCGATATGCGATCAGCTGGAGCGACGGTCATCAGGCCGAATCGGGAAGCGAATTTGAATTCAATCAACAGTTCGCGGTTGGCATGGGGCTGAGCATGGGACCGCACGCAACCTGTTCGGTTGAATACGTTCGCAGCCTCGGCTTTGCGCCATTGATCAATATCACGACCGTCAGCGACCGCGATGTTGTCCAGGACAGCTTGGTTCTGGGGATGACGATCGTTCTGTAG
- a CDS encoding DUF1697 domain-containing protein: MQTWIALFRGINVGGNNILPMAKLRENLESLQLRNVQTYIQSGNAVFESKAKTSGPLTKKIQQAIESEHGFRPNLILLSSEQFEETIEANPFPDASDDPKSLHFFFLQTPATDADLPAIDAIKSETEQYVLTDSVFYLHAPEGIGRSKLAAKVERYLDVPTTARNFRTVQKLSEMVGT, from the coding sequence ATGCAAACTTGGATCGCACTCTTTCGTGGAATCAATGTCGGTGGGAACAACATTCTTCCGATGGCCAAGCTGCGTGAAAACCTCGAATCGCTTCAGCTAAGAAACGTTCAGACTTATATCCAAAGCGGCAATGCCGTCTTCGAAAGCAAAGCAAAAACAAGCGGACCGCTAACGAAGAAAATCCAGCAGGCGATCGAAAGCGAGCATGGATTTCGCCCAAATCTGATCCTTCTAAGCAGCGAGCAATTCGAGGAAACAATCGAAGCGAATCCATTTCCCGACGCCAGCGACGATCCAAAGTCTCTGCATTTTTTCTTTCTGCAAACGCCGGCAACCGATGCCGACCTGCCGGCGATCGATGCGATCAAATCTGAAACGGAACAGTACGTCCTTACCGATTCCGTCTTTTACCTGCATGCCCCAGAAGGCATCGGCCGATCCAAGCTAGCCGCAAAAGTCGAACGATATCTCGATGTCCCCACCACCGCACGAAACTTCCGCACGGTGCAAAAGCTAAGCGAGATGGTCGGTACCTAG